A single window of Eucalyptus grandis isolate ANBG69807.140 chromosome 1, ASM1654582v1, whole genome shotgun sequence DNA harbors:
- the LOC104428031 gene encoding BTB/POZ and TAZ domain-containing protein 4-like yields the protein MVRYTSLAAVAASTVSSKTSHIDGADALELRDALVLSDDLLFARKQERLRKMEERQVYLQLYEAIETLLRMCRDGCWTIGPRDKLLRASQPLCGFPACKGLETLVRHFAGCKVRVPGGCFHCKRMWQLLELHSRMWIEPDDCKVPLFK from the exons ATGGTCCGTTACACATCTCTAGCTGCTGTTGCTGCTTCTACTGTTAGTAGTAAGACTTCCCACATAGATGGGGCAG atGCCCTAGAATTAAGAGATGCTTTAGTTCTATCTGATGATCTTCTTTTTGCA AGAAAACAAGAGAGGCTGAGGAAGATGGAAGAGAGACAGGTATACTTGCAACTTTACGAGGCCATTGAAACCCTCCTTCGCATGTGCAGAGATGGTTGCTGGACGATTGGACCACGCGACAAACTCCTTAGAGCATCGCAGCCTCTCTGTGGATTCCCTGCTTGTAAAGGACTTGAGACCTTAGTACGTCATTTTGCCGGCTGCAAGGTCCGCGTTCCTGGAGGATGTTTTCATTGCAAACGCATGTGGCAGCTTCTTGAACTGCACTCTCGGATGTGGATCGAGCCTGATGATTGCAAGGTTCCTCTATTTAAGTAA